In a single window of the Campylobacter concisus genome:
- the rpsD gene encoding 30S ribosomal protein S4, whose protein sequence is MARYTGPVEKLERRLGVSLALKGERRLAGKSAFEKRPYAPGQHGQRRAKISEYGLQLREKQKAKFMYGVSEKQFRRLFQEAARREGNTGALLVQLLEQRLDNVVYRMGFATTRRFARQLVTHGHILVNGKRVDIPSYRVEPGAKVEIVEKSKNNPQIVRAIDLTAQTGIVAWVDVEKEKKFGIFTRNPEREEVIIPIEERFIVELYSK, encoded by the coding sequence ATGGCTAGATATACAGGACCTGTTGAAAAATTAGAAAGACGTCTTGGTGTGTCTCTTGCGTTAAAAGGCGAAAGAAGACTTGCTGGTAAAAGTGCTTTTGAAAAAAGACCTTATGCACCAGGACAACATGGACAAAGAAGAGCAAAAATAAGCGAATATGGCTTACAACTTCGCGAGAAGCAAAAAGCTAAATTTATGTATGGTGTTTCTGAGAAACAATTTAGAAGATTATTTCAAGAAGCAGCACGCCGCGAAGGTAATACCGGTGCTCTTTTGGTTCAACTATTAGAGCAAAGATTAGATAATGTTGTTTATAGAATGGGCTTTGCAACAACTCGTCGTTTTGCTCGTCAGCTAGTAACTCATGGACATATTTTAGTAAATGGCAAAAGAGTAGATATACCATCTTATAGAGTTGAGCCAGGTGCAAAAGTAGAGATTGTTGAAAAATCTAAAAACAATCCACAAATTGTTCGTGCAATAGATCTTACAGCACAAACTGGTATTGTTGCTTGGGTAGATGTTGAAAAAGAGAAAAAATTTGGAATTTTCACTAGAAATCCAGAAAGAGAAGAGGTTATCATTCCTATTGAGGAAAGATTTATAGTAGAGCTTTATTCAAAATAA